A portion of the Cellulophaga algicola DSM 14237 genome contains these proteins:
- the arfB gene encoding alternative ribosome rescue aminoacyl-tRNA hydrolase ArfB, which produces MNKELIVNELQFKAVRSSGAGGQHVNKVSTKIELFFDVVNSTSLNILEKEKIYLKLKNKLNKEHVLQLQCDESRSQHKNKTLAIKRFLGLLENALKEPKKRKRTKPSRSSIEKRLHSKKKAAEKKANRTKNNW; this is translated from the coding sequence TTGAACAAGGAACTTATCGTGAACGAATTACAATTTAAGGCCGTTAGGAGTAGCGGAGCTGGTGGTCAACATGTAAATAAAGTGTCTACCAAAATTGAGTTGTTTTTTGATGTAGTAAATTCTACTAGTTTAAACATTCTTGAAAAAGAAAAGATTTATTTAAAATTAAAGAACAAGCTAAATAAAGAACATGTTTTGCAACTACAATGTGACGAAAGTAGAAGTCAGCATAAAAACAAAACACTTGCTATAAAAAGGTTCCTAGGACTTTTAGAAAATGCGCTAAAAGAACCTAAGAAACGTAAACGAACGAAACCGAGTAGATCTTCAATAGAAAAGCGCTTACACAGTAAAAAGAAAGCGGCAGAAAAAAAAGCAAATCGCACCAAAAACAATTGGTAA
- a CDS encoding DUF3124 domain-containing protein, with the protein MKTVLSLCCLLFIFASCEDKEPKSSDTNLNWKQRMHTTTLPDSLESGSSYLSVYSQIYSVTEHVTHDLTATVSIRNTSRKDTLYITKGEYFDSQGKHLNTYIDKTIYLNPLETLAIVIAEKDKEGGPGANFIFDWQVKPSTSEPLFESVMISTSGSQGLSFTTQGKKID; encoded by the coding sequence ATGAAAACCGTATTAAGCTTATGCTGCCTGTTATTTATTTTTGCATCTTGTGAAGATAAAGAACCCAAATCATCAGACACTAATCTGAATTGGAAACAAAGAATGCATACCACCACTTTACCTGACTCTTTAGAAAGTGGCAGCAGCTACCTATCTGTCTATTCACAGATTTATAGCGTTACAGAACATGTTACACATGATTTAACGGCTACGGTAAGCATCCGAAACACGAGTAGAAAAGATACTTTATACATTACTAAAGGAGAATATTTTGATTCTCAAGGAAAACATCTTAACACGTATATTGATAAAACAATTTATCTGAATCCGCTTGAAACTTTAGCCATTGTTATTGCTGAAAAAGATAAAGAAGGAGGTCCAGGTGCTAATTTTATTTTTGATTGGCAAGTAAAGCCAAGCACATCAGAACCTTTATTTGAAAGTGTAATGATTTCTACTTCGGGCTCTCAAGGCTTGTCTTTTACTACGCAAGGAAAAAAAATAGATTAG
- a CDS encoding aspartate-semialdehyde dehydrogenase produces the protein MKVAVVGATGMVGEVMLKVLAERNFPITELLLVASERSVGKKMTYQNKEYTVIGLADALAAKPQIAIFSAGGETSTEWAPKFAAVGTTVIDNSSAWRMDPTKKLVVPEINADQLTKEDKIIANPNCSTIQLVMCLAPLHKKYKMKRVVISTYQSVSGTGVKAVQQLENEIAGIQGEMAYPYPIGRNALPHCDVFLENGYTKEEMKLAREPQKIFDDRSFSITATAVRIPTAGGHSESVNVEFENDFDLTDVRKLLSESSGVIVQDNPDTNTYPMPIYAHDKDDVFVGRIRRDETQRNTLNMWIVADNLRKGAATNAVQIGEYLVAHNLV, from the coding sequence ATGAAAGTAGCAGTTGTAGGTGCAACAGGTATGGTAGGAGAAGTAATGCTAAAAGTTTTAGCAGAACGTAATTTTCCTATCACAGAATTATTATTAGTAGCTTCTGAACGTTCAGTAGGCAAGAAAATGACCTATCAAAACAAAGAATATACCGTAATAGGTTTAGCTGATGCTTTGGCTGCAAAACCACAGATTGCCATTTTTTCTGCTGGCGGAGAGACCTCAACAGAATGGGCTCCTAAATTTGCAGCAGTAGGTACCACCGTGATTGATAATTCATCTGCATGGAGAATGGATCCTACTAAAAAATTAGTAGTCCCAGAAATCAATGCAGACCAATTAACAAAGGAAGATAAAATTATTGCGAATCCTAATTGCTCTACGATTCAATTAGTGATGTGTCTTGCGCCTCTTCATAAAAAATATAAAATGAAAAGAGTGGTAATTTCTACCTACCAATCTGTTTCTGGAACTGGTGTTAAAGCTGTTCAACAATTAGAAAATGAAATTGCAGGTATACAAGGAGAAATGGCTTACCCTTATCCTATAGGAAGAAATGCATTACCACATTGTGATGTTTTTTTAGAAAATGGATATACTAAAGAAGAAATGAAATTAGCGCGTGAACCTCAAAAAATATTTGATGATCGTAGCTTTTCTATAACAGCTACAGCAGTACGTATCCCTACTGCAGGAGGACATTCTGAATCTGTAAATGTTGAGTTTGAAAACGATTTTGATCTCACTGATGTACGTAAACTATTAAGCGAATCATCAGGAGTTATTGTACAAGACAATCCTGATACCAACACGTACCCAATGCCTATTTATGCACATGATAAAGATGATGTTTTTGTGGGACGTATTCGTAGAGATGAGACCCAAAGAAACACGTTAAACATGTGGATTGTTGCTGATAACCTTAGAAAAGGAGCCGCAACCAATGCGGTACAAATTGGAGAATATTTAGTAGCACACAACTTAGTGTAA
- a CDS encoding response regulator encodes MKVWIIDDDLVSRFATQYGVRQSSTLCAIDIFESAAEVLVLIQDEAFSGTDLPDILLLDLVMPEMDGWQFLEALEKTGKNKNSLRIYILSAFTNSKDRILAKEHPLVYGYFDKPISKINVDSIFKTLE; translated from the coding sequence ATGAAGGTTTGGATAATTGATGACGACTTAGTATCACGATTTGCTACACAATATGGAGTACGACAATCTTCTACTTTGTGTGCTATTGATATTTTTGAAAGTGCAGCAGAGGTTTTAGTCCTTATACAGGATGAAGCCTTTTCAGGAACTGATTTGCCGGATATATTACTACTAGATCTTGTAATGCCAGAAATGGATGGTTGGCAGTTTTTAGAAGCATTAGAAAAAACGGGAAAGAACAAGAATAGTCTCCGGATATACATATTGTCTGCTTTCACAAATTCTAAAGACCGCATTTTAGCAAAAGAACATCCTTTAGTATATGGCTATTTTGATAAACCGATATCTAAAATTAATGTAGATTCCATATTTAAAACCTTAGAATAA
- a CDS encoding FKBP-type peptidyl-prolyl cis-trans isomerase: MKNIFLSLCIILFLGCSGDKENIDYVTQNEADIAAYIAANNIEAIRSETGLYYSIDEQGDGEKPMASSSVTVAYKGYFLDGAVFDESDASGITFNLNGVIQGWTEGITYFNEGGSGKLFVPAHLGYGSNDNRSIPGGSVLIFDINLLKINN; the protein is encoded by the coding sequence ATGAAAAATATCTTTTTGTCTTTATGCATTATCCTATTTTTAGGCTGTAGTGGTGATAAAGAAAACATTGATTATGTTACCCAAAATGAAGCTGATATAGCTGCGTATATCGCTGCAAATAACATTGAAGCCATTAGAAGTGAAACAGGTCTGTACTATAGTATTGATGAACAAGGCGATGGCGAAAAGCCAATGGCTAGTTCTAGCGTTACGGTTGCTTATAAAGGCTACTTTTTAGATGGAGCTGTCTTTGACGAAAGCGATGCTAGTGGAATTACTTTTAACCTAAATGGCGTAATTCAAGGGTGGACAGAAGGTATCACCTATTTTAATGAAGGTGGTTCTGGAAAACTTTTTGTGCCGGCACATTTAGGGTACGGATCAAACGACAATAGATCCATACCTGGTGGTTCTGTTTTAATTTTTGATATCAACTTATTGAAAATAAACAATTAA
- a CDS encoding ABC transporter ATP-binding protein, producing MLHVNKLSFSYSSNQIISDISFTAEKGAHISIIGESGCGKSTLLKLLYGILQPNTGTILWDDKPVFGPDFKLVPGETFMKYLSQDFDLMPYLSVEDNVSQFLSVFYPKELKERTDELLEMIEMTAFAKTKVKLLSGGQQQRVALARVLAQKPEILLLDEPFSHIDNSRKNTLRRNLFNYLKSEKITCIVASHDTHDILSFADEILVLKDQGIAAKAKPEELYNHPQKKHIALLFGDVNLIAISLLKPYATIEKSILVYPSELIISENSGLKVWVKNSYFKGSHYLIESKLNETDTILFNAPHALEAEKEVYLNVALETINTRIKD from the coding sequence ATGTTACACGTAAACAAACTTTCTTTTTCATACTCATCCAATCAAATCATTTCTGATATTAGCTTTACTGCTGAAAAAGGAGCACATATTTCTATTATTGGAGAAAGTGGCTGCGGAAAAAGTACCCTATTGAAACTTCTCTATGGTATTTTACAACCTAATACTGGGACTATACTTTGGGATGATAAACCTGTTTTTGGACCTGATTTTAAATTGGTTCCAGGAGAGACCTTCATGAAATACCTTTCTCAAGATTTTGATTTGATGCCCTATTTATCAGTAGAAGATAATGTAAGTCAGTTTTTATCTGTTTTTTATCCAAAAGAACTAAAAGAGCGTACAGATGAGCTTCTAGAAATGATTGAGATGACTGCATTTGCCAAGACCAAAGTAAAACTATTAAGCGGTGGTCAACAGCAAAGAGTAGCTTTAGCAAGAGTTCTTGCTCAGAAACCTGAGATTCTTTTACTAGATGAACCTTTTAGCCATATTGATAATTCCAGAAAGAATACGTTAAGGAGAAATCTTTTTAATTACCTGAAGTCTGAAAAAATAACCTGCATAGTAGCTTCACATGATACCCATGATATACTCTCATTTGCAGATGAGATATTAGTGCTAAAAGACCAAGGCATAGCTGCAAAAGCAAAACCAGAAGAGTTATACAATCATCCTCAAAAGAAACATATTGCTTTACTTTTTGGTGATGTAAACCTAATTGCCATTTCCTTATTAAAGCCCTATGCAACTATTGAAAAATCTATTTTAGTATACCCATCAGAACTTATAATTTCAGAAAATAGCGGCTTAAAAGTGTGGGTCAAAAATTCTTATTTTAAAGGCTCTCATTACTTAATTGAAAGTAAACTTAATGAGACCGATACTATATTATTCAACGCTCCTCATGCTTTAGAAGCAGAAAAAGAAGTATACCTAAACGTAGCCCTAGAAACTATAAATACAAGAATAAAAGACTGA
- a CDS encoding 3-oxoacyl-ACP synthase has protein sequence MEQNLKKQLYDFCKNFADNRVSRIRKDIADFKESLNSETKSSAGDKHETGRAMIQLELEKSGVQLAEAEKMAKVLDMVNIKTKTDFVGLGNLVKTNKANYFLGISAGEFKGDGISVYCISSETPMGKLLFGKEKQDVVTFNTNEITINEIL, from the coding sequence ATGGAACAAAATTTAAAAAAACAGTTATATGACTTCTGTAAAAATTTTGCAGATAATCGGGTATCTCGTATTCGTAAAGATATAGCAGATTTTAAAGAATCCTTGAACAGTGAAACTAAGAGTAGTGCTGGTGATAAACATGAAACAGGTAGAGCTATGATTCAATTAGAGCTAGAAAAATCTGGGGTTCAGTTAGCTGAAGCTGAGAAAATGGCAAAGGTTTTAGATATGGTAAATATTAAAACAAAGACAGATTTTGTTGGTTTGGGTAATTTAGTGAAAACTAATAAAGCCAATTATTTTCTAGGAATTTCGGCAGGAGAATTTAAGGGAGATGGCATTTCTGTGTATTGTATTTCTTCAGAAACCCCTATGGGCAAGCTACTTTTTGGTAAAGAAAAACAGGATGTAGTTACTTTTAATACCAATGAAATTACAATTAATGAAATTCTCTAA
- a CDS encoding NAD(P)/FAD-dependent oxidoreductase, producing MKLSYWEYKTWLSTIDFTIIGSGIVGLNCALQLQTKYPKAKILILERGILPQGASTKNAGFACFGSISEILSDLKTHTEDEVYQLVQKRWEGIHLLRKNLGDKEIGFKNLGGHEIFTDQQEALYEACLAKIEITNSFLNPIFKGHAFKVHANTFNFKKIQNKYITNVFESQIDTGKMMAQLLRRVQSSGVMLLNSLHVESFVDLAEGVAVKTNEFEFTTKKLIIATNGFGAELLGEEIKPARAQVLITKPIQNLKIKGAFHLDEGYYYFRNIDDRILLGGGRNLDFNTEETTSFGETAVVQNKLETLLKEVIAPEYAIEIDQRWSGIMGVGPQKRPIVKQVSNHVYCGIRMGGMGIAIGSIIGKELADLV from the coding sequence ATGAAATTAAGTTATTGGGAGTATAAAACCTGGTTGTCTACTATAGACTTTACAATTATTGGTAGTGGTATTGTGGGCTTAAATTGTGCATTACAACTGCAAACTAAATATCCAAAAGCAAAAATTTTAATTTTAGAGCGGGGTATTTTACCTCAAGGCGCAAGTACTAAAAATGCAGGGTTTGCCTGTTTTGGTAGTATTTCTGAAATTTTATCTGATTTAAAAACACATACAGAAGATGAGGTTTATCAGCTTGTACAAAAGCGATGGGAAGGAATACATCTTTTACGAAAAAACTTAGGGGATAAAGAAATAGGTTTTAAAAACTTGGGAGGGCATGAAATATTTACCGATCAACAAGAAGCTCTTTATGAAGCATGCTTAGCTAAAATAGAAATTACGAATTCTTTTTTAAATCCAATTTTTAAAGGGCATGCATTTAAGGTGCATGCAAATACTTTTAATTTTAAAAAAATCCAAAATAAGTACATCACAAACGTTTTTGAATCTCAGATTGATACAGGGAAGATGATGGCTCAATTACTACGGCGTGTTCAATCAAGTGGCGTAATGCTATTAAATTCTTTACACGTAGAAAGTTTTGTAGATTTAGCGGAAGGTGTTGCAGTAAAAACAAACGAGTTTGAGTTTACAACCAAAAAATTGATTATAGCTACTAATGGTTTTGGTGCAGAATTATTAGGAGAAGAGATTAAACCAGCACGTGCTCAGGTATTAATTACTAAGCCTATACAGAATCTAAAAATTAAGGGTGCATTTCATTTAGATGAAGGGTATTATTATTTTAGAAATATTGATGATCGTATTTTATTAGGCGGTGGTCGTAATCTAGATTTTAATACAGAAGAAACTACTTCTTTTGGAGAAACAGCAGTAGTTCAAAATAAATTAGAAACATTACTAAAAGAAGTTATAGCTCCAGAATACGCTATAGAAATTGATCAAAGGTGGAGTGGTATTATGGGAGTAGGGCCACAAAAAAGACCCATTGTTAAGCAAGTTTCTAACCATGTGTATTGTGGAATAAGAATGGGAGGAATGGGAATTGCAATTGGTAGTATTATTGGTAAAGAATTGGCAGATTTAGTCTAG
- a CDS encoding prolyl oligopeptidase family serine peptidase, giving the protein MKKIASIALTTILLVSCETTPKKEKITVNYPTTHKADSIDTYFGTEIKDPYRWLEDDKSSETEAWVKAQNKVTYGYLEHIPFRSDLKKRLEKLWNYEKLGSPFTEGDYHYFYKNDGLQNQYVVYRKKGEDTEAEVFLDPNTFSKDGTTSLAGLDFSKDGSKAAYSISEGGSDWRKVIILDATKNEVIEDTLVDIKFSGVSWKENDGFYYSSYDKPKGSELSAKTDQHKLYYHKLGTPQKEDILIYGGTPDQKHRYISGSVTEDGHYLFVYPKTSTSGSKLLMKDLTKPEAKFVTILDHTDTDSYVIENEGSKLYIMTNMGAPNQKVVTVDAANPSSENWVDFIPETENVLSPSTGGGYFFAEYMVDAISKVYQYDYDGKLIREVKLPGVGSAGGFGGKKEEKEFYFSFTNYSTPGSLYKYSVETGDYTQYWKPSIDFNPSDYESKQVFFTSKDGTKVPMIITHKKGIELNGKNPTILYGYGGFNISLTPSFSIANAVWMEQGGIYAVPNLRGGGEYGKKWHDAGTKLQKQNVFDDFIAAAEYLIKKKYTSKEYLAIKGGSNGGLLVGAVMTQRPDLMKVAMPAVGVLDMLRYHTFTSGAGWAYDYGTSEDNKEMFEYLKGYSPVHNVKKGTAYPATIVTTGDHDDRVVPAHSFKFAAALQEAQAGDNPTLIRIDVNAGHGAGKSTEAIINEQVDLQAFTLFNMGFDKLPNQAVLKEFKE; this is encoded by the coding sequence ATGAAAAAAATTGCCAGCATAGCACTTACTACCATACTATTAGTAAGTTGCGAAACAACACCTAAAAAAGAAAAAATAACTGTGAATTATCCTACAACACATAAAGCAGATAGTATAGACACCTATTTTGGCACTGAAATAAAAGACCCATACCGGTGGTTAGAAGATGATAAAAGCTCAGAAACGGAAGCCTGGGTAAAAGCTCAGAACAAAGTTACATATGGCTATTTAGAACACATTCCTTTTCGTTCAGATTTAAAGAAGCGCTTAGAGAAACTATGGAATTATGAAAAATTAGGATCCCCCTTTACGGAGGGCGACTATCATTATTTCTATAAAAATGACGGACTTCAAAACCAATATGTAGTCTATAGAAAAAAAGGAGAAGATACAGAAGCAGAAGTTTTTTTAGATCCTAATACCTTTTCTAAAGATGGCACAACCTCTCTAGCAGGTCTAGACTTTTCTAAAGATGGAAGCAAAGCTGCTTATTCTATCTCCGAAGGTGGTAGTGATTGGCGCAAAGTAATCATCTTAGATGCTACCAAAAACGAGGTTATTGAAGACACCTTAGTCGATATTAAATTCAGTGGCGTCTCTTGGAAAGAAAATGACGGGTTCTACTACTCCAGCTATGACAAGCCAAAAGGAAGTGAATTATCTGCCAAAACAGATCAGCACAAATTATACTATCATAAATTGGGAACACCTCAAAAAGAAGATATTTTAATTTACGGGGGAACTCCTGATCAAAAACACCGCTATATAAGCGGTAGCGTTACTGAAGATGGCCACTACTTATTTGTTTACCCAAAAACATCAACCTCAGGAAGTAAGCTTTTAATGAAAGACCTTACAAAACCAGAGGCTAAGTTTGTAACGATTCTTGACCATACTGATACCGATAGCTATGTCATTGAAAACGAAGGTTCTAAATTGTATATTATGACCAATATGGGCGCTCCAAACCAGAAAGTAGTTACCGTTGATGCGGCAAATCCTAGCTCAGAAAATTGGGTAGATTTTATTCCTGAAACTGAAAATGTTTTGTCACCAAGTACGGGCGGAGGCTATTTTTTTGCAGAATATATGGTTGATGCTATTTCTAAAGTATATCAATATGATTACGATGGGAAACTAATTCGTGAAGTGAAATTACCTGGCGTTGGTTCCGCAGGAGGTTTTGGCGGTAAAAAGGAGGAAAAAGAATTCTACTTTTCATTTACCAACTACAGTACCCCTGGATCTTTATACAAGTATAGCGTAGAAACAGGCGACTACACACAGTATTGGAAACCAAGTATAGATTTCAATCCATCGGACTATGAATCTAAGCAAGTATTCTTCACCTCAAAAGATGGCACAAAAGTTCCAATGATTATTACCCACAAAAAAGGTATAGAACTCAATGGCAAAAATCCGACTATATTATATGGTTATGGTGGTTTTAATATCAGCCTAACTCCTTCTTTTAGCATTGCAAATGCTGTTTGGATGGAACAAGGTGGTATCTATGCTGTTCCTAACCTAAGAGGTGGCGGTGAATATGGTAAAAAATGGCACGATGCTGGAACAAAATTACAGAAGCAAAATGTGTTTGATGATTTTATTGCTGCCGCAGAATACCTAATTAAGAAAAAATATACTTCTAAAGAATACTTAGCCATTAAAGGAGGTTCTAATGGTGGGTTATTGGTAGGCGCAGTTATGACACAAAGACCAGATTTAATGAAAGTTGCCATGCCAGCCGTAGGTGTTTTAGACATGCTACGTTACCATACCTTTACCTCCGGTGCAGGCTGGGCTTATGATTACGGAACTTCTGAAGATAATAAAGAGATGTTTGAGTACTTAAAGGGATATTCTCCTGTACACAATGTAAAAAAAGGAACCGCATATCCCGCAACTATAGTTACCACCGGTGATCATGATGACCGTGTAGTGCCTGCACATAGTTTTAAATTTGCCGCAGCCCTACAAGAAGCACAAGCGGGAGACAACCCTACTTTAATACGTATTGATGTAAATGCTGGACATGGCGCAGGTAAATCTACCGAAGCTATTATTAATGAGCAAGTAGACCTACAGGCTTTTACGCTATTTAACATGGGGTTTGATAAACTACCGAACCAAGCCGTTTTAAAAGAGTTTAAAGAATAA
- the mscL gene encoding large conductance mechanosensitive channel protein MscL: MLKEFKNFIMTGNVIEFAVAVIMAGALGAVINGFVKDIAMPFIGYFAGGMNFEDMHIAMDGQDYTTLAAAKEAGGAVIAYGSWINTIVNLLIVGLVMFIIVRAYNKTKTPPAPAAPAGPSQEDLLAEIRDLLKK, from the coding sequence ATGTTAAAAGAATTTAAAAATTTCATTATGACAGGTAACGTCATTGAATTTGCAGTTGCAGTAATTATGGCTGGCGCATTAGGTGCTGTAATTAATGGATTTGTTAAAGATATCGCTATGCCATTTATTGGTTATTTCGCTGGCGGAATGAACTTTGAAGATATGCATATTGCAATGGACGGACAAGATTACACCACTTTAGCTGCCGCAAAAGAAGCAGGTGGAGCTGTAATCGCTTATGGTTCTTGGATTAACACTATTGTAAACTTATTAATCGTTGGATTAGTAATGTTCATTATTGTAAGAGCTTACAACAAAACAAAAACACCTCCTGCTCCTGCAGCTCCTGCTGGACCTTCTCAAGAAGATCTTCTTGCTGAAATTAGAGATTTATTGAAGAAATAA
- a CDS encoding DUF1573 domain-containing protein: MKKVLLFTSLCFATLVASAQDLITKVPKNASVVIALKGRNITDLVSISEFENSKIGKMFIKQLSRKTDGAVANLETLGINLSENFYYFMETQEGIFTHNFLVPLNDKRGFFSLLSEHQKEEVQYDGDFAYMVDDYDHMVTMWNDDTLLITVSQEENDYDDVYGYDDYDYAEDAAEAAEAAADAAEATYPVLSFDETTYNFGTIKEGDIVAHTFNFTNTGGSSLVISDAKASCGCTVPSYSTDEIAPGESGSIDVKFNSSNKSGGQSKTVTITANTENGTEQLYIKGKITEDGVAEVESVVEIVEEAYEIEETVIESTEDYDSSFYSDDYYAEQDRKREIREAKRVEKRKDAMVSVIEKAKATLKGNYAEGSILMNSSYIKSVGAGKDEATVWVNDFTTLYKEAIPSYFGNSYYGDNPYDIFNYDRLYGGMSLTSKLNFDDTNASIKTIYTMNEEMAEYQRAIYNGKMNSNFYKYFNEDSMSGYFSINTSTEGTLKAYPKLVEAMFDGVEKEHLEDFVPIATRLISILLDEEAIAKVVRGDMLLVMNGVENVEVTYTTYDYDENYESVEVTKTKTEAVPNFILMITSEEKEIFNRLMRIGIKEGAVTAENGFYQVEIPDAPFTVNMLFKDNTLLISNSKAHITAMSNGTYNAKVSGRHKKLISKNAGSIYINGKNIASDIPEDMVPDSYREKLNYISNNVEDVEFRIGKMKGNVLEGEMILNTPEGKGHKNSLAYFLNMIDALVD; this comes from the coding sequence ATGAAAAAAGTATTACTTTTTACATCCCTTTGCTTTGCTACTTTAGTAGCTTCGGCACAAGATTTAATCACTAAGGTGCCTAAAAATGCAAGTGTTGTAATAGCCCTTAAAGGAAGAAATATTACCGACTTAGTTTCTATTTCAGAATTTGAAAATTCTAAAATAGGAAAAATGTTTATAAAGCAACTATCTAGAAAAACAGACGGTGCTGTAGCTAATTTAGAAACCTTAGGAATAAACCTATCTGAAAACTTCTATTATTTTATGGAAACGCAGGAGGGTATCTTTACCCATAATTTCTTAGTTCCATTAAATGATAAAAGAGGTTTTTTTAGCTTGTTGTCAGAACATCAAAAAGAAGAAGTACAGTATGATGGTGATTTTGCTTATATGGTAGATGACTATGATCATATGGTAACCATGTGGAATGACGATACCTTATTAATTACGGTTTCTCAAGAAGAGAATGATTACGATGATGTTTACGGATATGATGATTATGACTATGCGGAAGATGCAGCTGAAGCTGCAGAAGCAGCAGCAGATGCAGCAGAAGCTACCTATCCTGTATTGAGTTTTGATGAAACTACGTATAATTTTGGAACCATTAAAGAAGGTGATATTGTAGCGCATACATTTAATTTTACAAATACAGGGGGTTCCTCTTTAGTAATCTCAGACGCAAAGGCTAGTTGTGGCTGTACTGTTCCTAGTTATTCTACAGATGAGATAGCACCTGGAGAATCAGGGAGTATCGATGTAAAATTTAATAGTTCTAATAAGAGTGGTGGTCAAAGTAAAACAGTGACTATTACCGCTAATACTGAAAATGGTACAGAACAACTTTATATTAAAGGGAAGATTACGGAAGATGGTGTTGCCGAAGTTGAAAGTGTTGTAGAAATTGTAGAAGAAGCTTATGAGATAGAAGAAACGGTAATAGAATCTACAGAAGATTACGATTCTAGTTTTTACAGTGATGATTACTACGCGGAGCAAGATAGAAAGCGTGAGATAAGAGAAGCAAAGAGAGTAGAAAAAAGAAAAGATGCTATGGTATCTGTGATAGAAAAAGCAAAAGCGACTCTTAAAGGTAATTATGCAGAAGGAAGTATTTTAATGAATAGTTCTTATATAAAAAGTGTAGGTGCCGGAAAAGATGAAGCTACTGTTTGGGTCAACGATTTTACAACTTTGTATAAAGAGGCAATACCGTCTTATTTTGGAAATAGTTATTATGGCGATAACCCATATGACATATTTAATTATGATAGACTATATGGAGGAATGTCATTGACTTCTAAATTAAATTTTGACGATACAAATGCATCGATCAAAACAATATATACCATGAATGAAGAAATGGCAGAATACCAAAGAGCCATATACAACGGTAAAATGAATAGCAACTTCTATAAGTATTTTAATGAAGATAGCATGAGTGGTTATTTTTCAATAAATACGAGTACAGAGGGTACTTTAAAAGCATATCCGAAATTGGTTGAAGCAATGTTTGACGGGGTAGAGAAAGAACATTTAGAAGATTTTGTTCCTATTGCAACACGATTAATTTCAATTTTATTGGATGAAGAGGCTATTGCTAAAGTGGTTCGTGGAGATATGCTATTAGTTATGAATGGCGTAGAAAATGTTGAAGTAACTTACACTACATATGATTATGATGAAAATTACGAGAGTGTAGAAGTTACTAAAACTAAAACAGAAGCGGTACCAAATTTTATTTTGATGATTACATCAGAAGAAAAAGAAATTTTTAATCGCTTAATGCGCATAGGAATAAAAGAGGGTGCAGTAACAGCAGAAAACGGATTCTACCAAGTTGAAATTCCGGATGCACCATTTACAGTAAACATGTTGTTTAAAGATAATACCTTATTAATTAGTAACTCTAAGGCACATATCACAGCGATGAGTAATGGTACTTATAATGCTAAGGTTTCGGGAAGGCATAAAAAACTTATTTCTAAAAATGCAGGAAGTATTTATATTAATGGAAAAAATATTGCTAGCGATATTCCAGAGGATATGGTTCCGGATTCTTACAGAGAAAAATTAAATTACATTTCAAATAATGTAGAAGATGTAGAATTCAGAATAGGCAAAATGAAAGGAAATGTTCTAGAGGGAGAAATGATTTTAAATACACCTGAAGGGAAAGGACATAAAAATAGTTTGGCTTATTTCTTAAATATGATTGATGCTTTAGTAGATTAA